A genomic stretch from Haloarchaeobius amylolyticus includes:
- a CDS encoding NADH-quinone oxidoreductase subunit J, whose protein sequence is MVTAELVAFALFAIVTVGSSLGVVLVEDVWHSALLLGTALLSVAVFYVMENAEFVAAMQVLVYVGGVLILITFAVMLVRDEGETEVVQR, encoded by the coding sequence ATGGTAACCGCAGAACTCGTCGCCTTCGCGCTCTTCGCCATCGTCACGGTGGGAAGTAGCCTCGGCGTCGTGCTCGTGGAGGACGTGTGGCACTCCGCACTCCTTCTGGGCACCGCGCTACTCAGCGTCGCGGTCTTCTACGTGATGGAGAACGCAGAATTCGTCGCTGCGATGCAGGTACTCGTCTACGTTGGCGGGGTCCTCATCCTCATCACGTTCGCCGTGATGCTCGTACGAGACGAAGGCGAAACGGAGGTGGTACAGAGATGA
- the nuoK gene encoding NADH-quinone oxidoreductase subunit NuoK: protein MAVPVEYYLVMSAAIFCIGLFGILTRRNALMFLMSVELMLNAANINLVAFSQYWGNLTGQTFALFGMALAAAEVAIGIGIILVLYRNFEDVDVADATTMRW from the coding sequence ATGGCGGTTCCGGTCGAGTACTATCTCGTCATGTCCGCGGCCATCTTCTGCATCGGCCTCTTCGGCATCCTCACGCGCCGGAACGCGCTGATGTTCCTGATGTCGGTCGAGCTGATGCTGAACGCGGCGAACATCAACCTCGTCGCCTTCAGCCAGTACTGGGGCAACCTCACCGGTCAGACGTTCGCCCTCTTCGGGATGGCGCTGGCCGCGGCCGAGGTGGCCATCGGTATCGGCATCATCCTCGTACTGTATCGTAACTTCGAAGACGTAGACGTGGCCGACGCCACGACGATGAGGTGGTAA
- the nuoL gene encoding NADH-quinone oxidoreductase subunit L — protein sequence MAGELAFELAPAIAALPFASFLVALALGKYMPKKGAIGGMAATGGSLILSLWLAVTVFGGHTYHTELLTWGPTEAINLHFGVLIDPLSAMMLVIVSLIAFLVHMFSLGYMNDEGETGLPRYYSELGLFTFSMLAFVMADNILMAFMFFELVGLCSYLLIGFWFRQDGPPSAAKKAFLVTRFGDYFFLVGVVGIIATFGTGMFVSTESQQSFPVLAEAALAGETPEVVAGFLDIVGMGADAWFPILGLLVLGGVIGKSAQFPLHTWLPDAMEGPTPVSALIHAATMVAAGVYLVARMYGFYALLPTVLAVVALTGGFTALFAATMGVVKDEIKQVLAYSTISQYGYMMLALGGGGYVAATFHLMTHAFFKALLFLGAGSVIIAMHHNEDMWDMGGLKDKMPVTYATFLAGSLALAGIVPFAGFWSKDEVLFKTLVHGLGTDGMVGTLLLVAYGMGLVSVLFTGFYTFRMVFLTFHGEARTDTARDPHGVRWNVKVPLVALGVLATFAGFVNAVPVLGIHELEHFLNIGAHHGGEAFANLSVEHYETLIKDSAGIGTAEFSILASSALSLAIALAGVGLAYLLYGRDATPTEHTAKLGPLKTLWYNNYYQDEYQVFLAENVTLPLSKAADTFDQGVIDGVVNGVSSVSLSGGSRMKKIQTGIVTNYAALLSLGLVILLVIVGITGGWFA from the coding sequence ATGGCAGGAGAACTCGCATTCGAACTCGCGCCCGCGATCGCGGCGCTACCGTTCGCGTCGTTCCTGGTCGCTCTCGCGCTCGGGAAGTACATGCCGAAGAAGGGAGCCATCGGTGGGATGGCCGCCACCGGCGGCTCGCTGATCCTGTCGCTGTGGCTGGCGGTCACCGTCTTCGGTGGCCACACGTACCACACCGAGCTCCTGACGTGGGGGCCCACGGAGGCGATCAACCTCCACTTCGGCGTGCTCATCGACCCGCTGTCGGCGATGATGCTCGTCATCGTCTCGCTCATCGCGTTCCTCGTCCACATGTTCAGCCTCGGCTACATGAACGACGAGGGCGAGACGGGCCTCCCGCGCTACTACAGCGAACTCGGGCTGTTCACCTTCTCGATGCTCGCGTTCGTCATGGCGGACAACATCCTCATGGCGTTCATGTTCTTCGAGCTGGTCGGCCTGTGTTCGTACCTGCTCATCGGCTTCTGGTTCCGGCAGGACGGCCCGCCGTCCGCCGCGAAGAAGGCGTTCCTCGTCACCCGCTTCGGGGACTACTTCTTCCTCGTCGGCGTGGTCGGCATCATCGCGACGTTCGGGACCGGCATGTTCGTGAGCACGGAGTCCCAGCAGTCGTTCCCGGTCCTGGCCGAGGCGGCCCTGGCCGGTGAGACCCCCGAGGTCGTCGCCGGCTTCCTCGACATCGTCGGCATGGGCGCAGACGCCTGGTTCCCGATCCTCGGGCTCCTCGTCCTCGGTGGCGTCATCGGCAAGTCCGCGCAGTTCCCCCTGCACACGTGGCTGCCAGACGCCATGGAGGGTCCGACGCCCGTCTCCGCGCTCATCCACGCCGCGACGATGGTCGCAGCCGGTGTATACCTCGTCGCCCGGATGTACGGCTTCTACGCGCTGCTCCCGACGGTGCTCGCGGTCGTCGCGCTCACCGGTGGGTTCACCGCACTGTTCGCCGCGACGATGGGTGTCGTGAAGGACGAGATCAAGCAGGTCCTCGCGTACTCCACCATCTCCCAGTACGGCTACATGATGCTCGCGCTGGGTGGCGGTGGCTACGTCGCCGCGACCTTCCACCTCATGACCCACGCCTTCTTCAAGGCGCTGCTGTTCCTCGGTGCTGGCTCGGTCATCATCGCCATGCACCACAACGAGGACATGTGGGACATGGGTGGCCTGAAGGACAAGATGCCGGTGACCTACGCGACGTTCCTCGCCGGGTCGCTCGCGCTCGCGGGTATCGTCCCGTTCGCCGGCTTCTGGTCGAAGGACGAGGTCCTGTTCAAGACGCTCGTTCACGGCCTCGGCACGGACGGCATGGTCGGTACCCTGCTGCTCGTGGCCTACGGGATGGGCCTGGTCTCGGTGCTGTTCACCGGCTTCTACACCTTCCGGATGGTCTTCCTGACCTTCCACGGTGAAGCACGGACCGACACCGCCCGCGACCCGCACGGGGTCCGCTGGAACGTGAAGGTCCCGCTCGTCGCACTCGGCGTGCTCGCGACCTTCGCCGGGTTCGTCAACGCGGTGCCGGTGCTCGGCATCCACGAGCTCGAGCACTTCCTGAACATCGGCGCCCACCACGGCGGTGAGGCGTTCGCCAACCTGTCGGTCGAGCACTACGAGACGCTCATCAAGGACAGCGCTGGCATCGGTACCGCCGAGTTCAGCATCTTGGCCAGCTCGGCACTCTCGCTGGCCATCGCGCTGGCCGGCGTCGGGCTCGCGTACCTGCTGTACGGTCGCGACGCGACGCCGACCGAGCACACGGCCAAGCTCGGCCCGCTCAAGACGCTCTGGTACAACAACTACTACCAGGACGAGTACCAGGTCTTCCTGGCCGAGAACGTGACC